The Saccharomonospora cyanea NA-134 genome includes a region encoding these proteins:
- a CDS encoding acetyl/propionyl/methylcrotonyl-CoA carboxylase subunit alpha, which translates to MPEPAAVRKVLIANRGEIAVRVIRAARDAGLASVAVYADSDRDAPHARMADEAFALHGSTAAETYLVIDKLLDVAKRSGADSVHPGYGFLSENADFAQAVLDAGLTWIGPSPQAIRDLGDKVTARHIAMRAGAPLVPGTKDPVSSAEEIVAFADEHGLPVAIKAAFGGGGRGLKVARTREEIPELFESATREAVAAFGRGECFVERYLDRPRHVEAQVLADKHGNVVVVGTRDCSLQRRHQKLVEEAPAPFLTDAQREIIHTSAKAICREAGYSGAGTVEYLVGVDGTISFLEVNTRLQVEHPVSEETTGIDLVREQFRIAEGGTLPFPEDPEPRGHSIEFRINGEDAGRNFLPAPGTVTKLVLPSGPGVRVDSGVEEGSVVGGQFDSMLAKLIVTGADRQQAIQRARRALDEMTVEGLATVLPFHRAVLRDEAFVGDGTGFSVHTRWIETEFDNTIEPFTAPGEAAEDGATPRQTVVVEVGGRRLEVSLPGDLALGGAPTTAKPKPRRRGGGTKAAASGDAVTAPMQGTIVKVAVTEGQRVEAGELVVVLEAMKMENPVTAHKAGTVAGLTAEVGASVSQGSVLLELKD; encoded by the coding sequence GTGCCGGAACCAGCCGCCGTGCGAAAGGTGCTCATCGCCAACCGCGGGGAGATCGCAGTGCGGGTGATCCGCGCCGCGCGGGACGCGGGACTGGCCAGTGTCGCCGTCTACGCCGACTCCGATCGCGACGCGCCGCACGCACGGATGGCCGACGAGGCGTTCGCCCTCCACGGTTCCACCGCGGCGGAGACGTACCTGGTCATCGACAAGCTGCTCGACGTCGCCAAGCGGTCCGGAGCCGACTCCGTGCACCCCGGCTACGGTTTCCTGTCCGAGAACGCCGACTTCGCGCAGGCCGTGCTCGACGCGGGACTCACCTGGATCGGGCCCAGCCCGCAGGCCATCCGCGACCTCGGTGACAAGGTCACCGCCCGGCACATCGCCATGAGGGCGGGCGCTCCGCTGGTACCCGGCACGAAGGATCCGGTGTCGAGCGCCGAGGAGATCGTGGCCTTCGCCGACGAGCACGGGCTGCCGGTGGCCATCAAGGCCGCGTTCGGCGGCGGCGGGCGAGGCCTGAAGGTGGCGCGCACGCGGGAGGAGATTCCCGAGTTGTTCGAGTCGGCCACCCGCGAGGCGGTCGCCGCGTTCGGTCGCGGTGAGTGCTTCGTCGAGCGCTACCTCGACCGGCCACGGCACGTCGAGGCGCAGGTGCTGGCCGACAAGCACGGCAACGTCGTCGTCGTGGGCACGCGTGACTGCTCGCTGCAACGCCGTCACCAGAAGCTCGTCGAGGAAGCGCCCGCCCCCTTCCTCACCGACGCGCAGCGCGAGATCATCCACACTTCCGCCAAGGCCATCTGCCGCGAGGCCGGCTACTCCGGCGCGGGCACCGTCGAGTACCTCGTCGGTGTCGACGGCACGATCTCGTTCCTCGAGGTCAACACGCGGCTGCAGGTGGAACACCCCGTGTCGGAGGAGACCACCGGGATCGACCTGGTGCGCGAACAGTTCCGCATCGCCGAGGGCGGCACGCTGCCGTTCCCCGAGGACCCGGAGCCGCGTGGCCACTCCATCGAGTTCCGCATCAACGGCGAGGACGCGGGCCGCAACTTCCTTCCCGCCCCGGGCACCGTGACGAAGCTCGTGCTCCCGTCGGGTCCGGGCGTGCGGGTCGACTCGGGTGTCGAGGAGGGCAGCGTCGTCGGCGGGCAGTTCGACTCGATGCTCGCCAAGCTGATCGTCACGGGAGCCGACCGGCAGCAGGCGATCCAGCGGGCACGGCGCGCGCTCGACGAGATGACCGTCGAGGGTCTCGCCACCGTGCTGCCCTTCCACCGCGCGGTCCTGCGAGACGAGGCGTTCGTCGGCGACGGCACGGGTTTCTCCGTGCACACCCGCTGGATCGAGACCGAGTTCGACAACACCATCGAGCCGTTCACCGCGCCGGGCGAGGCGGCCGAGGACGGCGCCACGCCCCGGCAGACCGTGGTGGTGGAGGTCGGTGGCCGCAGGCTCGAGGTGTCGCTGCCCGGCGATCTCGCTCTCGGCGGCGCGCCCACCACCGCCAAACCCAAGCCGCGCAGGCGCGGGGGCGGCACCAAGGCCGCCGCCAGTGGCGACGCCGTCACCGCACCCATGCAGGGCACCATCGTCAAGGTCGCCGTCACCGAGGGCCAGCGGGTGGAGGCGGGTGAACTCGTGGTCGTGCTCGAGGCCATGAAGATGGAGAACCCCGTCACCGCCCACAAGGCGGGCACGGTCGCCGGGCTGACCGCCGAGGTCGGCGCGTCGGTGAGCCAGGGTTCCGTGCTGCTGGAACTCAAGGACTGA
- a CDS encoding Maf family protein produces the protein MRFVLASASPARLAVLRAAGIEPDVVVSGVDEDAITASLSDPTPSELVTTLAKAKADEVASRLTSGVPDGQNGQDTVVVGCDSMLSIGGQVVGKPGTVETARTRWKDMAGGTGELLTGHAVVRLRDGGVVARAEGTRVTTVRFSVPNAEELDAYLATGEPLAVAGAFTLDGLGGWFVEGVDGDPSSVIGISLPLTRRLLAEVGVGVVAFWGERTRS, from the coding sequence GTGCGTTTCGTCCTGGCTTCCGCCTCCCCCGCCCGGCTGGCCGTGCTGCGCGCGGCCGGGATCGAGCCCGACGTCGTGGTCTCCGGTGTCGACGAGGACGCGATCACCGCGTCGCTGTCCGACCCCACGCCCTCCGAGCTCGTGACCACCCTCGCCAAGGCCAAGGCCGACGAGGTCGCCTCCCGGCTGACCAGCGGTGTCCCGGACGGCCAGAACGGCCAGGACACCGTGGTGGTCGGCTGCGACTCCATGCTCTCCATCGGCGGGCAGGTCGTCGGCAAACCGGGAACGGTCGAGACCGCCCGCACGCGCTGGAAGGACATGGCCGGCGGCACGGGCGAGCTGCTGACCGGGCACGCCGTGGTCCGGTTACGCGACGGCGGCGTCGTGGCTCGCGCGGAAGGCACGCGGGTCACCACCGTGCGGTTCTCCGTCCCGAACGCCGAGGAACTCGACGCCTACCTCGCCACTGGCGAGCCGCTGGCGGTCGCGGGCGCGTTCACGCTCGACGGGCTGGGCGGCTGGTTCGTCGAAGGCGTCGACGGCGATCCTTCCAGCGTCATCGGCATCAGTCTGCCGCTGACCCGGCGGCTGCTCGCCGAGGTCGGGGTCGGCGTGGTCGCGTTCTGGGGCGAGCGAACCCGGTCCTAG
- a CDS encoding acyl-CoA carboxylase subunit epsilon, whose amino-acid sequence MADEDTSPLLRVVRGRPDDAELAALTAVVAGLASAGGGAVEPPLPRTRWADPASRLRLPARPGPTAWRASAYPA is encoded by the coding sequence ATGGCTGACGAGGACACGAGTCCGCTGCTGCGCGTCGTGAGGGGGCGCCCCGACGACGCGGAGCTGGCCGCGCTCACCGCCGTCGTGGCGGGGCTCGCCTCGGCGGGCGGGGGTGCGGTGGAGCCGCCCCTGCCGAGGACACGCTGGGCCGATCCCGCGTCGCGGTTGCGACTGCCCGCCCGTCCGGGCCCGACCGCGTGGCGGGCGTCGGCCTACCCGGCCTGA
- a CDS encoding acyl-CoA carboxylase subunit beta: protein MSSATEPLGTPPADEPDIHTTAGKLADLYRRDSEAVHAGSARAVERQHSRGKKTARERIDLLLDPGSFVELDALARHRSTNFGQDRNRPYGDGVVTGYGTVDGRPVCVFSQDVTVFGGSLGEVYGEKIVKVMDLAMKTGRPIIGINEGGGARIQEGVVSLGLYAEIFRRNTHASGVIPQISLIMGANAGGHVYSPALTDFVVMVDKTSQMFITGPDVIKTVTGEEVTLEDLGGGRTHNTKSGNAHYLAADEADAISYVKELLSFLPSNNLSEPPVFDAPEPGEGSIADGVTDSDRELDTLIPDSANQPYDMHEVISRVVDDGEFCEVHELFAPNVIVGFGRVEGHSVGVVANQPTQFAGCLDIDASEKAARFVRTCDAFNIPVLTFVDVPGFLPGTDQEWNGIIRRGAKLIYAYAEATVPLVTVITRKAYGGAYDVMGSKHLGADINIAWPTAQIAVMGAQGAANIVHRKRLAEATEAGEDVEALRTRLIQEYEDTLCNPYVAAERGYVDSVIPPSHTRGHVARALRMLRDKRETLPPKKHGNIPL, encoded by the coding sequence ATGAGCAGCGCGACGGAGCCACTCGGGACGCCACCAGCAGACGAGCCGGACATCCACACCACGGCGGGCAAACTCGCCGACCTGTACCGCCGCGACTCGGAAGCCGTCCACGCGGGCTCGGCACGCGCCGTCGAACGGCAACACTCCAGAGGCAAGAAGACCGCCAGGGAGCGCATCGACCTGCTGCTCGATCCCGGCTCCTTCGTGGAACTCGACGCACTGGCCCGCCACCGCTCCACCAACTTCGGCCAGGATCGCAACCGCCCCTACGGCGACGGCGTGGTCACCGGCTACGGCACGGTGGACGGCCGCCCGGTGTGCGTGTTCAGCCAGGACGTGACCGTGTTCGGCGGCTCGCTCGGCGAGGTCTACGGCGAGAAGATCGTCAAGGTCATGGACCTCGCCATGAAGACCGGCAGGCCGATCATCGGCATCAACGAGGGCGGCGGCGCGCGTATCCAGGAGGGCGTGGTGTCGCTCGGGCTCTACGCCGAGATCTTCCGCCGCAACACGCACGCGTCCGGGGTGATCCCCCAGATCTCGCTGATCATGGGCGCCAACGCGGGCGGCCACGTCTACTCGCCCGCGCTCACCGACTTCGTGGTGATGGTCGACAAGACGTCGCAGATGTTCATCACCGGCCCCGACGTCATCAAGACCGTGACGGGCGAGGAGGTCACGCTGGAGGACCTCGGCGGCGGCCGGACCCACAACACCAAGTCCGGCAACGCCCACTACCTCGCCGCGGACGAGGCCGACGCCATCTCCTACGTCAAGGAGCTGCTGTCGTTCCTGCCGTCCAACAACCTGTCCGAGCCGCCGGTCTTCGACGCGCCCGAGCCGGGTGAGGGCTCCATCGCCGACGGCGTGACCGACTCCGACCGCGAACTCGACACGCTGATCCCGGACTCCGCCAACCAGCCGTACGACATGCACGAGGTCATCTCGCGCGTTGTGGACGACGGCGAGTTCTGCGAGGTCCACGAGCTGTTCGCGCCCAACGTGATCGTCGGTTTCGGCCGGGTCGAGGGGCACAGTGTGGGCGTGGTGGCCAACCAGCCGACCCAGTTCGCGGGCTGCCTCGACATCGACGCCTCCGAGAAGGCCGCCAGGTTCGTGCGCACCTGCGACGCGTTCAACATCCCGGTGCTGACGTTCGTGGACGTGCCCGGCTTCCTGCCCGGGACCGACCAGGAGTGGAACGGCATCATCCGGCGCGGAGCGAAGCTGATCTACGCCTACGCGGAGGCCACGGTGCCGTTGGTCACCGTCATCACCCGCAAGGCCTACGGCGGCGCGTACGACGTGATGGGCTCCAAGCACCTGGGCGCCGACATCAACATCGCGTGGCCGACGGCCCAGATCGCGGTCATGGGCGCCCAGGGTGCCGCCAACATCGTGCACCGCAAGCGGCTCGCCGAGGCCACCGAGGCGGGAGAGGACGTCGAGGCCCTGCGGACGCGGTTGATCCAGGAGTACGAGGACACGCTGTGCAACCCCTACGTCGCCGCCGAACGCGGTTACGTGGACAGCGTGATCCCGCCGTCGCACACGCGGGGCCACGTCGCGCGGGCGCTGCGGATGCTCCGTGACAAACGCGAGACGCTCCCGCCCAAGAAGCACGGCAACATCCCCCTGTGA
- a CDS encoding biotin--[acetyl-CoA-carboxylase] ligase, producing MAASRHIDVGRLRSRLLAPVGPYPSINVVTRTGSTNADLRAAVVEGEPDRTVLIAEEQTAGTGRRGRSWASPQGQGLYLSVLLRPAEVPMAALGSLAAVAGLALTDVAAEIGVDAVLKWPNDVLAGPNRAKCAGVLAEAVSSDEQAVVLGIGLNVLPVREHVRPGPGGLPATSLAEQGARVTDRTDLAALLLAALHERELPWRYARGDLAAAGLLDTYRERCATLGQQVRLEIAGGRSRLGMAVDIDTSGALVVDEEDGGRRTVFAADVVHLRTVPE from the coding sequence GTGGCAGCGTCACGACACATCGACGTGGGCCGACTGCGTTCGCGGTTGCTCGCGCCGGTCGGGCCCTATCCCTCCATCAACGTCGTCACCCGAACCGGCTCGACGAACGCCGACCTGCGGGCGGCGGTGGTCGAGGGCGAACCGGACCGCACCGTGCTGATCGCCGAGGAGCAGACGGCCGGGACGGGCCGCAGGGGGCGGAGCTGGGCTTCGCCGCAGGGCCAGGGCCTGTACCTGAGCGTGCTGCTGCGGCCCGCCGAGGTGCCCATGGCGGCTCTCGGCTCGCTCGCCGCCGTGGCCGGGCTCGCGCTGACCGACGTCGCGGCCGAGATCGGAGTCGACGCGGTGCTGAAGTGGCCCAACGACGTCCTCGCCGGTCCGAACCGGGCGAAGTGCGCCGGGGTGCTCGCCGAGGCCGTCTCCTCCGACGAACAGGCCGTGGTGCTGGGCATCGGCCTGAACGTGCTGCCGGTGCGCGAGCACGTGCGGCCGGGGCCGGGCGGCCTGCCCGCGACCTCGCTCGCCGAGCAGGGGGCCCGCGTCACCGACCGCACCGACCTCGCCGCTCTGCTGCTGGCCGCGCTGCACGAGCGGGAACTGCCGTGGCGGTACGCGCGCGGGGACCTCGCGGCCGCCGGCCTGCTGGACACCTACCGCGAGCGCTGCGCCACCCTGGGGCAGCAGGTGCGGCTGGAGATCGCGGGCGGGCGCTCCCGGCTGGGCATGGCCGTCGACATCGACACGAGCGGCGCGCTCGTGGTGGACGAGGAGGACGGCGGCAGGCGAACCGTGTTCGCCGCCGACGTGGTGCACCTGAGGACCGTGCCCGAGTAG